A stretch of Myxococcus hansupus DNA encodes these proteins:
- the polA gene encoding DNA polymerase I — protein sequence MVDTSPSRSAPTLVLIDASGFIFRAYHAIPPLTTSKGVQTNAVLGFTRMVLKALRELKPSHVALAFDKESRTERQKIDPTYKANREGPPEDLIPQFALIRRVVEAINVPVLEVAGWEADDVIGTLAVKAKQEGFCVQVVTGDKDFVQIVDDDVRLYDPMKDVHTLPADVKARLGIEPGQMRDYLALIGDAVDNVPKVPGIGPKTATELIQQFGNVETLLERLEEVKKPKIRENIASHRESLLRAKQLVTFKTDLPLDVGMADLARRPLDAQRSRELFTELEFFALLKELPAQDGAAAGAPEVAKEKPAPLTVTPRLVGTEEELAPLANAVREAGAVSLIPAYEGAPFGAKLVGLALALPDGQTAYVPLRHAQLGVTQVKPDAFTTAFRAVLEDAAVKKGGHDLKALSLVLANDGITLRGAHDDVELLSYLLNPSRREHALVDLSRERLFTELPPLPAAAEGKRGKKDRALADHTVEEVATGFAIRAEAARRLAPELWKELEVAKLADLARDLELPLLPLLAQMEQRGVLLDTAELSRTSVKVDAAVETQVKEVYRHAGREFNIGSNPQLVDVLFNELKLPIIKKGKTGPSADQEVLEKLSEEHPLPGAIIEYRSLSKLKSTYLDTLPTLVAADGRIHTTYHQAATATGRLSSTDPNLQNIPVRTELGREIRRAFVAAEGHQLVSADYSQVELRLLAHIADDAVLIEAFRHDEDIHTRTAAEVFGVPTDKVDREQRRVAKMVNFGIAYGLSPHGLSARLGIAQDVARDIIERYFIRYAGIKRYLEETVSVARKTGYVETLYGRRRYMADLNSKNRGVAQAAERAAINMPIQGTAADLIKKAMLAVDAALTAQKLRTRMLLQVHDELLFEAPDAEVEQVKALAVQAMSSVADLKVPLKVDVGAGRSWADAH from the coding sequence ATGGTCGACACCAGCCCCTCGCGCTCCGCGCCCACCCTGGTCCTCATCGACGCTTCGGGTTTCATCTTCCGCGCGTACCACGCCATTCCTCCGCTCACGACGAGCAAGGGCGTGCAGACCAACGCGGTGCTGGGCTTCACGCGCATGGTGCTCAAGGCCCTGCGCGAGCTGAAGCCCTCGCATGTGGCGCTCGCCTTCGACAAGGAGAGCCGCACCGAGCGCCAGAAGATTGACCCCACCTACAAGGCGAACCGCGAGGGTCCTCCCGAGGACCTCATCCCGCAGTTCGCCCTCATCCGCCGCGTGGTGGAAGCCATCAACGTGCCCGTGTTGGAGGTCGCCGGCTGGGAAGCCGACGACGTCATTGGCACGCTGGCCGTGAAGGCGAAGCAGGAGGGCTTCTGCGTCCAGGTCGTCACGGGCGACAAGGACTTCGTCCAGATTGTCGACGACGACGTGCGCCTGTACGACCCGATGAAGGACGTGCACACGCTGCCCGCGGACGTGAAGGCGCGGCTGGGCATCGAGCCGGGGCAGATGCGCGACTACCTGGCCCTCATCGGTGACGCGGTGGACAACGTCCCCAAGGTGCCGGGCATTGGCCCGAAGACGGCCACGGAACTCATCCAGCAGTTCGGCAACGTGGAGACGTTGCTGGAGCGCCTGGAGGAAGTGAAGAAGCCGAAGATTCGGGAGAACATCGCCTCCCACCGCGAGAGCCTCCTTCGCGCCAAGCAGCTCGTCACCTTCAAGACGGACCTGCCGTTGGACGTGGGCATGGCGGACCTGGCCCGCAGGCCGCTGGACGCGCAGCGCTCGCGCGAGCTCTTCACGGAGCTGGAGTTCTTCGCGCTCCTCAAGGAGCTGCCGGCGCAGGACGGCGCCGCGGCGGGCGCGCCCGAGGTGGCGAAGGAGAAGCCCGCGCCGCTGACGGTGACGCCGCGCCTGGTGGGCACGGAGGAGGAGCTTGCACCCCTGGCCAACGCCGTGCGCGAGGCGGGCGCCGTCAGCCTGATTCCCGCGTACGAGGGCGCGCCCTTCGGCGCGAAGCTGGTGGGACTGGCGCTCGCGCTGCCGGATGGGCAGACGGCGTACGTGCCCCTGCGGCATGCGCAGTTGGGCGTGACGCAGGTGAAGCCGGACGCCTTCACCACGGCCTTCCGCGCCGTGCTGGAGGACGCGGCGGTGAAGAAGGGCGGCCATGACCTCAAGGCGCTCTCCCTGGTGCTGGCCAATGACGGCATCACCCTGCGGGGCGCGCACGACGACGTGGAGCTGCTGAGTTACCTGCTCAACCCGTCGCGCCGCGAGCACGCGCTGGTGGACCTGTCGCGGGAGCGGCTGTTCACGGAGCTGCCGCCGCTGCCAGCCGCCGCGGAGGGCAAGCGCGGCAAGAAGGACCGCGCCCTGGCGGACCACACGGTGGAGGAGGTGGCCACCGGCTTCGCCATCCGCGCCGAGGCCGCGCGCCGGCTGGCCCCCGAGCTGTGGAAGGAGCTGGAGGTCGCGAAGCTGGCGGACCTGGCCCGGGACTTGGAACTGCCGCTCTTGCCGCTGCTCGCGCAGATGGAGCAGCGGGGCGTGTTGCTCGACACCGCGGAGCTGTCGCGCACGTCCGTGAAGGTGGACGCGGCCGTCGAGACGCAGGTGAAGGAGGTCTACCGGCACGCGGGGCGCGAGTTCAACATCGGCTCCAACCCCCAGTTGGTCGACGTGCTCTTCAACGAGCTGAAGCTGCCCATCATCAAGAAGGGGAAGACGGGCCCCTCGGCGGACCAGGAGGTGCTGGAGAAGCTGTCCGAGGAGCACCCGCTGCCGGGCGCCATCATCGAGTACCGCAGCCTGTCCAAGCTGAAGAGCACCTACCTGGACACGTTGCCCACGCTGGTGGCCGCCGACGGGCGCATCCACACGACGTATCACCAGGCGGCGACCGCCACCGGGCGCCTGTCCTCCACCGACCCGAACCTCCAGAACATCCCCGTCCGCACGGAGCTGGGCCGCGAAATCCGCCGGGCCTTCGTGGCCGCGGAGGGGCACCAGTTGGTGAGCGCCGACTACAGCCAGGTGGAGCTGCGGCTGCTGGCCCACATCGCGGACGACGCGGTGCTCATCGAGGCCTTCCGCCACGACGAGGACATCCACACCCGCACCGCCGCGGAAGTCTTCGGCGTGCCCACCGACAAGGTGGACCGGGAGCAGCGGCGCGTCGCGAAGATGGTGAACTTCGGCATCGCGTACGGCCTGTCGCCGCACGGCCTGTCAGCGCGGCTGGGCATCGCGCAGGACGTGGCCCGCGACATCATCGAGCGGTACTTCATCCGCTACGCGGGCATCAAACGCTACCTGGAGGAGACCGTCTCCGTGGCGCGCAAGACGGGCTACGTGGAGACGCTCTACGGCCGCCGCCGGTACATGGCGGACTTGAACTCGAAGAACCGCGGCGTGGCCCAGGCCGCCGAGCGCGCCGCCATCAACATGCCCATCCAGGGCACGGCCGCGGACCTCATCAAGAAGGCGATGCTCGCGGTGGACGCGGCGCTGACGGCCCAGAAGCTGCGCA
- a CDS encoding FHA domain-containing protein produces the protein MIDQNSRPARKVGIADHLWETFEDMAQQMGSDRDALINQALFMFARLNGFLEVRSRSDAAVAPVAAAAAPAPVKPVAAAPSPSRPASPPVLAPAPKADATPAPARPPVRSTPEERASANGLDNDPVRREVAERVLETAAELERLIKGKNSEPPPPADDMVEDEEPLPDAEDPGLMDEEPPPDDLEEEPADDLAEEEEGGAALYLVTESGDQEQIVKDRFVIGRGKHCDFVINSGKVSREHAVIAREGDEWTIEDLGSSNGTWFNKQRIKRRKVEDGDEYFICSEKIRLLLR, from the coding sequence ATGATCGATCAGAACTCCCGTCCCGCCCGCAAGGTCGGTATCGCCGACCACCTGTGGGAGACGTTCGAAGACATGGCCCAGCAGATGGGCTCGGATCGCGATGCGCTGATCAACCAGGCGCTCTTCATGTTCGCGCGTCTGAACGGCTTCCTCGAAGTGAGGTCCCGCTCCGACGCCGCCGTGGCGCCCGTGGCCGCCGCCGCCGCGCCCGCGCCGGTGAAGCCCGTGGCCGCCGCGCCGAGCCCTTCGCGGCCGGCTTCTCCGCCCGTGCTCGCGCCTGCCCCCAAGGCCGACGCGACCCCCGCCCCCGCGCGTCCGCCCGTGCGCTCCACGCCGGAGGAGCGCGCCTCCGCCAACGGCCTGGACAATGACCCGGTGCGTCGCGAGGTCGCCGAGCGCGTGCTGGAGACGGCCGCGGAGCTCGAGCGCCTCATCAAGGGGAAGAACAGCGAGCCGCCTCCTCCCGCCGACGACATGGTCGAGGACGAGGAGCCGCTGCCCGACGCCGAGGATCCGGGCCTCATGGACGAGGAGCCGCCCCCGGACGACCTGGAGGAGGAGCCCGCCGACGACCTCGCCGAGGAGGAAGAGGGGGGCGCCGCGCTGTACCTCGTCACCGAGTCGGGTGATCAGGAGCAGATCGTCAAGGATCGCTTCGTCATCGGCCGTGGCAAGCACTGCGACTTCGTCATCAACTCCGGCAAGGTCTCTCGAGAGCACGCCGTCATCGCCCGCGAGGGGGATGAATGGACCATCGAGGACCTCGGCTCGTCCAACGGGACCTGGTTCAACAAGCAGCGCATCAAGCGCCGCAAGGTCGAGGACGGGGACGAGTATTTCATCTGCAGCGAGAAAATCCGTCTCTTGCTCCGATAA
- a CDS encoding A24 family peptidase, translating to MTPVQIALWMVLGVALVISVVTDVLRREILDVVTYPLMAVGLGVRLATEGVGDLENGLISGLISGVGLALLLLPAALRGRMGWGDVKLMGGVGAVLGFPAVLGAAAFISLVGALQAVVTLLWQGAVWDTLAAVVRRWAVRVRLASADAQPAPQRHIPYGVAIALGTFWALWWQHGTLS from the coding sequence ATGACGCCTGTTCAAATCGCGCTTTGGATGGTTCTCGGAGTGGCCCTCGTGATCTCGGTGGTGACGGATGTGCTTCGCCGGGAGATCCTCGACGTGGTCACCTACCCGCTGATGGCGGTGGGGCTGGGCGTACGTCTCGCCACCGAGGGGGTGGGGGACCTGGAGAACGGCCTCATCAGCGGCCTGATTTCGGGGGTGGGGCTCGCGTTGCTGCTGCTGCCAGCGGCGCTGCGCGGGCGGATGGGGTGGGGCGACGTGAAGTTGATGGGCGGGGTGGGCGCCGTGCTGGGATTTCCGGCGGTGCTCGGGGCGGCGGCTTTCATTTCACTGGTGGGGGCGCTGCAGGCGGTGGTGACGCTGCTCTGGCAGGGCGCCGTCTGGGACACACTGGCGGCCGTGGTCCGCCGGTGGGCGGTGCGGGTCCGGTTGGCGAGCGCGGACGCGCAGCCAGCTCCCCAGCGCCACATTCCTTATGGAGTGGCCATCGCGCTCGGCACCTTCTGGGCGCTGTGGTGGCAGCACGGAACGTTGAGTTAG
- a CDS encoding FHA domain-containing protein produces the protein MATLVVRLPDGTENEYAITGELKLGRQQGCDILLTEGGVSRTHARVFEEGGTVFIDDVGSANGTFVDGKRIMEPTALTPQSEVLLGDYTLTLKAAAVRGSGARRAAKPAAGGDDAMPVGGEGAGPRATRAMPSIKKSPGGAKGGGAGAELAKRPRPARSPAAGGARPEPTASGPSLRGMVGPWAGQTYPLKGKVIVGRQPPASIQLDDDSVSRRHAELEVTRDGVMVKDLGSANGTLLNGEPLDQTPVPLEPGDLLQFGVVEMSFEEDASAAPARRGPGAARGGDVEVDPAEKRKKLIMVAAALVGVLLMVGMVSSIFSPPPADLPPRVSSARRTRRRRSRSC, from the coding sequence ATGGCCACTCTGGTCGTCCGTCTGCCTGACGGTACTGAGAACGAATACGCCATCACTGGCGAGCTGAAGCTGGGCCGCCAGCAAGGCTGCGACATCCTCCTCACCGAAGGCGGTGTGTCGCGTACGCACGCGCGCGTCTTCGAGGAGGGCGGTACCGTCTTCATCGATGACGTGGGCAGCGCGAACGGCACGTTCGTGGATGGCAAGCGCATCATGGAGCCCACCGCGCTGACGCCTCAGTCGGAGGTGCTGCTCGGGGACTACACCCTCACCCTCAAGGCCGCCGCGGTCCGGGGCTCGGGGGCGCGGCGCGCGGCGAAGCCCGCGGCGGGGGGCGATGACGCCATGCCCGTGGGCGGCGAGGGCGCGGGCCCTCGCGCTACCCGGGCCATGCCCAGCATCAAGAAGTCGCCGGGCGGGGCGAAGGGAGGCGGCGCCGGGGCGGAGCTCGCGAAGCGTCCGCGTCCAGCGCGCTCCCCGGCCGCGGGCGGCGCCCGTCCGGAGCCGACCGCCAGCGGGCCTTCGCTGCGCGGCATGGTGGGGCCATGGGCGGGGCAGACGTATCCCCTCAAGGGCAAGGTCATCGTGGGCCGTCAGCCGCCCGCGTCCATCCAGTTGGATGATGACTCGGTCAGCCGTCGGCACGCGGAGCTCGAGGTCACCCGCGATGGCGTGATGGTGAAGGACCTGGGCAGCGCCAACGGGACGCTGCTCAACGGCGAGCCCCTGGACCAGACGCCAGTGCCCCTGGAGCCCGGGGATCTGCTCCAGTTCGGCGTGGTGGAGATGTCGTTCGAGGAGGACGCATCCGCGGCGCCGGCGCGTCGTGGCCCGGGAGCGGCGCGAGGCGGCGACGTGGAGGTCGACCCGGCCGAGAAGCGCAAGAAGCTCATCATGGTGGCGGCGGCGCTCGTGGGCGTGCTGCTGATGGTGGGGATGGTGTCGTCCATCTTCAGCCCTCCGCCGGCGGACCTCCCCCCCCGGGTGTCGTCAGCCAGGCGGACCAGGCGCAGAAGATCCAGGAGCTGCTGA
- a CDS encoding ATPase, T2SS/T4P/T4SS family, producing the protein MFLITLAEKGGGTEQREYHKNEVTIGRLPGNDIILAKGNVSKYHSRIVAKDGKFIIVDMKSTNGTFVNGKKIAAPQVLKPTDQVYIGDYILNVEGLEDEGPVMTRAGQPEEEYYDEQGEEGPYEDEEGPYEDEEGPYEEEEPEPAPPPAVKSNMPASLASALAKNKRKVDPRQERYTRLQKEIHDRLIEYLDLRRMDMDRLGDDELWRRTEKAIRDIIDQMEADGELPEDVDREELLTDVINEALGLGPLEAFLASDDISEIMVNHANQIYIERKGKLTLSEKTFSSNQAVLGVIERIVAPIGRRIDESSPLVDARLKDGSRVNAIIPPLALKGPCITIRKFKKDSLKIADLIKYKTVTAQMAEFLEMCVTARRNIVISGGTGSGKTTTLNIISSFIPEGERIITVEDAAELQLPQDHWVQLESRPPNLEGKGAITIRELVKNCLRMRPDRIVVGECRSGETLDMLQAMNTGHDGSLTTLHANTPRDAIARLETMVLMSGMDLPVKAIREQIASAVHMIVQQTRFSDGTRKICYITEVSGMEVDIVTLQDIFYFKQDGFTEDHKVRGRYVASGFVPKFYDELQRKGIPVNMSIFREE; encoded by the coding sequence ATGTTTCTCATCACCCTCGCGGAAAAGGGCGGCGGGACCGAGCAGCGCGAGTACCACAAGAATGAAGTCACCATCGGCCGTCTGCCGGGCAATGACATCATCCTCGCGAAGGGCAACGTCTCCAAGTACCACTCGCGAATCGTCGCCAAGGACGGGAAGTTCATCATCGTGGACATGAAGTCCACGAACGGCACGTTCGTGAACGGCAAGAAGATTGCCGCGCCTCAGGTCCTCAAACCGACCGATCAGGTCTACATCGGCGATTACATCCTCAACGTGGAGGGGCTCGAAGACGAGGGCCCCGTGATGACCCGCGCGGGTCAGCCCGAGGAGGAGTACTACGACGAGCAGGGCGAGGAAGGGCCCTACGAGGACGAGGAGGGCCCCTACGAGGACGAGGAGGGCCCCTACGAGGAGGAGGAGCCGGAGCCGGCGCCGCCCCCCGCGGTCAAGAGCAACATGCCCGCGTCGCTGGCCTCCGCGCTGGCGAAGAACAAGCGCAAGGTGGACCCCCGGCAGGAGCGCTACACGCGCCTGCAGAAGGAGATCCACGACCGCCTCATCGAGTACCTCGACCTGCGCCGGATGGACATGGACCGGCTCGGCGACGACGAGCTGTGGCGGCGCACGGAAAAGGCCATCCGCGACATCATCGACCAGATGGAAGCGGACGGTGAGCTTCCGGAGGACGTGGACCGCGAGGAGCTGCTCACCGACGTCATCAACGAGGCGCTGGGCCTGGGGCCCCTCGAGGCGTTCCTCGCGTCGGATGACATCAGTGAGATCATGGTGAACCACGCCAACCAGATCTACATCGAGCGCAAGGGCAAGCTGACCCTGTCGGAGAAGACGTTCTCCTCCAACCAGGCGGTGCTCGGCGTCATCGAGCGCATCGTGGCGCCCATCGGTCGCCGCATCGACGAGTCCAGCCCGCTGGTGGACGCGCGCCTCAAGGACGGCAGCCGCGTCAACGCCATCATCCCGCCGCTGGCGCTGAAGGGTCCCTGCATCACCATCCGCAAGTTCAAGAAGGACTCGCTGAAGATCGCGGACCTCATCAAGTACAAGACCGTCACCGCGCAGATGGCCGAGTTCCTGGAGATGTGCGTCACCGCCCGGCGCAACATCGTCATCTCCGGCGGAACCGGTTCCGGGAAGACGACGACGCTGAACATCATCAGCTCGTTCATCCCGGAGGGTGAGCGCATCATCACCGTGGAGGACGCCGCCGAGCTGCAGCTCCCCCAGGACCACTGGGTGCAGTTGGAGAGCCGGCCTCCCAACCTGGAAGGCAAGGGCGCCATCACCATCCGTGAGCTGGTGAAGAACTGCCTGCGCATGCGGCCCGACCGCATCGTCGTCGGTGAGTGCCGCTCCGGTGAGACGCTGGACATGCTCCAGGCCATGAACACGGGCCACGACGGCTCGCTCACCACGCTGCACGCGAACACGCCGCGTGACGCCATCGCCCGCCTGGAGACGATGGTGCTCATGTCCGGCATGGACCTGCCGGTGAAGGCCATCCGCGAGCAGATCGCCAGCGCGGTGCACATGATCGTGCAGCAGACGCGCTTCTCCGACGGTACGCGGAAGATCTGCTACATCACGGAGGTGTCCGGCATGGAGGTCGACATCGTGACCCTCCAGGACATCTTCTACTTCAAGCAGGATGGCTTCACGGAAGACCACAAGGTCCGTGGCCGCTACGTCGCCTCCGGCTTCGTGCCGAAGTTCTACGACGAGCTCCAGCGCAAGGGCATCCCCGTCAACATGAGCATCTTCCGCGAGGAGTGA
- a CDS encoding YncE family protein, with product MRAYLLSSALLLVSCDIGVESKPPPSTRLVYPSGLAFWRPEAGPSTNGFLYVASANFDKCYDSGSVIALDLDAVGVRPFGAPFDPSESLPNDVTSLGIGSQSYVQIQSFAGEMAMWSPPGRPPRLFVPSRDEGSVLHAVDVGADGLTLSCVQGGDRDCRANALSLLDVPGASNNLPSAPGPLGVSVAGTGDDARVWVTHTELAGPRTTIAEADLRGYLLHLPAANPTRDALNTDEFVVLGTNDRLSGVAHATAVGSRYVYASGRNSSSPQLGALPARFILRLVDRATPGRVLETDLELTYSVREARGVAVVPSAVRIPDPAAPESTIVDERVYLLARGPDTLLVLDVLNAAGTAPDAGTNPTVRIVSALPVPASASELEVIPRGPGRGNLVAVTGSGDEAVAIFDEEVGQLIAQVQVGDNDPNNPSQPFGLASDVRGNSARIFASTFGDGRVAIIDIPDLDRPQNARLVARLGARQGRDPRQGTSLCQETSP from the coding sequence ATGCGCGCCTACCTTCTTTCCTCCGCGTTGCTTCTCGTGTCGTGTGACATCGGCGTCGAGAGCAAGCCCCCGCCGTCTACCCGGCTCGTCTACCCCAGTGGACTTGCCTTCTGGCGCCCCGAAGCGGGTCCGTCCACCAACGGATTCCTCTACGTCGCGAGCGCCAACTTCGACAAGTGCTACGACTCAGGCTCGGTCATCGCACTGGACCTCGACGCGGTGGGGGTGCGGCCGTTCGGAGCGCCCTTCGACCCGTCGGAGAGTCTGCCCAACGACGTCACGTCGCTGGGGATTGGTTCCCAGTCCTACGTGCAGATCCAGAGCTTCGCCGGTGAGATGGCGATGTGGAGCCCGCCGGGGCGTCCACCCCGGCTGTTCGTTCCGTCGCGAGACGAGGGCAGCGTGCTGCACGCCGTCGACGTGGGGGCGGATGGCCTCACGCTGAGCTGCGTGCAGGGTGGCGACCGCGATTGCCGCGCCAACGCGCTGTCGCTGCTGGACGTGCCGGGTGCTTCGAACAACCTGCCTTCGGCGCCGGGCCCCCTGGGGGTGAGCGTGGCGGGGACGGGCGACGACGCCCGCGTCTGGGTGACGCACACCGAGCTGGCCGGTCCCCGGACGACCATCGCGGAGGCGGACCTGCGGGGCTACCTGCTCCACCTGCCGGCCGCGAACCCCACGCGCGACGCGCTGAACACCGATGAGTTCGTGGTGCTGGGCACCAACGATCGGCTCTCGGGCGTCGCGCACGCCACCGCCGTGGGCAGCCGGTACGTGTACGCGTCCGGGCGCAACTCCTCGTCGCCGCAGTTGGGCGCGCTGCCCGCGCGCTTCATCCTGCGCCTGGTGGACCGCGCCACGCCGGGCCGGGTGCTGGAGACCGACCTGGAGCTGACGTACTCGGTGCGTGAGGCCCGGGGCGTCGCGGTGGTGCCGTCGGCCGTTCGCATTCCGGACCCGGCCGCGCCGGAGAGCACCATCGTGGACGAGCGCGTGTACCTCCTGGCGCGCGGCCCGGACACGCTGCTCGTCCTGGACGTGTTGAACGCCGCGGGGACGGCGCCGGATGCGGGGACGAACCCCACCGTGCGCATCGTGTCGGCGCTGCCCGTGCCCGCGTCCGCCAGCGAGCTGGAAGTGATTCCGCGCGGCCCGGGCCGGGGAAACCTGGTGGCGGTGACGGGAAGCGGCGACGAGGCCGTGGCCATCTTCGACGAGGAGGTGGGCCAGCTCATCGCGCAGGTGCAGGTGGGCGACAACGACCCGAACAACCCCAGCCAGCCCTTCGGCCTGGCGTCGGATGTCCGGGGCAACTCCGCCCGCATCTTCGCCAGCACCTTCGGCGACGGCCGCGTGGCCATCATCGACATCCCCGACCTCGACCGGCCGCAGAACGCGCGGCTGGTGGCGAGGCTCGGCGCCCGGCAGGGGCGTGACCCGCGCCAGGGCACCAGCCTGTGCCAGGAGACCTCCCCGTGA
- a CDS encoding type II and III secretion system protein family protein, with translation MFTRITHAAALGALIAMVAGGNALAQDNTTVSLGVGSQKVITIPGLSRVALGDPSIADVKTLGSGQLLITGQAEGKTTLLVWKSSGQRVSYLVAVRKQDPNEVITEIKRLLGEIEGVSVRMVGDRIYLDGQAYTTQDADRIEQVVGLYPNVKSFVKIAPNAKKLVAQNLNAAFQKAGLKNVQANVVGATIFLEGSVESQQDLQKAELITKAIGEKVENLLVVGIKRMILSEVQFVEIRRNSRDRYGIRYPTDITGTAQAVSTITQQLFPATFGQGIANIGINASADFSFGFQGNDGYGRLLAQPKLVCASGEKAEFLAGGEVPIPLITNNQFTVEFKKYGVILNLRPTADRNGNIQTEIEAEASEIDTSVAVSFGGSASIPGFRTRRVKTNVTVRHGETIVLSGVFSHDEQKSVSKLPGLGHIPIIGELFKSRGFDSTKRELVIFVTPRIVNPDSDKVRTIIEDVKSRYKQARSEVNFNIFD, from the coding sequence ATGTTCACACGCATCACGCATGCCGCGGCGCTTGGCGCCCTCATCGCAATGGTGGCTGGCGGCAATGCCCTGGCGCAGGATAACACCACCGTCAGCCTCGGCGTGGGCTCCCAGAAGGTGATCACCATTCCGGGTCTCAGCCGCGTCGCGCTCGGTGACCCGAGCATCGCGGACGTGAAGACGCTGGGCTCCGGTCAGCTTCTCATCACCGGTCAGGCCGAAGGCAAGACGACGCTGCTCGTCTGGAAGTCCTCGGGCCAGCGCGTCAGCTATCTGGTCGCGGTTCGCAAGCAGGACCCCAACGAGGTCATCACCGAGATCAAGCGGCTGCTCGGTGAAATCGAAGGTGTGTCCGTCCGCATGGTGGGAGATCGCATCTACCTGGACGGTCAGGCCTACACCACCCAGGACGCCGACCGCATCGAGCAGGTCGTGGGCCTCTACCCGAACGTGAAGTCGTTCGTGAAGATCGCCCCCAACGCCAAGAAGCTGGTGGCCCAGAACCTCAACGCGGCCTTCCAGAAGGCCGGCCTGAAGAACGTGCAGGCCAACGTGGTGGGCGCCACCATCTTCCTGGAGGGCTCCGTGGAGAGCCAGCAGGACCTCCAGAAGGCCGAGCTCATCACCAAGGCCATCGGTGAGAAGGTGGAGAACCTCCTCGTCGTCGGCATCAAGCGGATGATTCTCTCCGAGGTCCAGTTCGTGGAGATCCGCCGCAACAGCCGCGACCGCTACGGCATCCGGTACCCCACGGACATCACGGGCACCGCGCAGGCCGTCTCCACCATCACCCAGCAGCTCTTCCCCGCGACGTTCGGCCAGGGCATCGCCAACATCGGCATCAACGCCAGCGCGGACTTCTCCTTCGGCTTCCAGGGCAACGACGGTTACGGCCGCCTGCTCGCGCAGCCCAAGCTGGTGTGCGCCAGCGGTGAGAAGGCGGAGTTCCTCGCCGGCGGCGAGGTGCCCATCCCGCTCATCACCAACAACCAGTTCACGGTCGAGTTCAAAAAGTACGGCGTCATCCTGAACCTGCGCCCCACCGCGGACCGCAACGGCAACATCCAGACGGAGATCGAGGCGGAGGCGTCCGAAATCGACACGTCCGTGGCGGTGTCCTTCGGTGGCTCGGCCTCCATCCCGGGCTTCCGCACCCGCCGGGTGAAGACGAACGTCACCGTGCGCCACGGTGAGACCATCGTCCTCTCCGGCGTGTTCAGCCACGACGAGCAGAAGTCGGTGTCCAAGCTGCCGGGCCTGGGTCACATCCCCATCATCGGTGAGCTCTTCAAGAGCCGCGGCTTCGACTCCACCAAGCGCGAGCTGGTGATTTTCGTCACCCCGCGCATCGTGAACCCGGACTCCGACAAGGTCCGGACCATCATCGAGGACGTGAAGAGCCGCTACAAGCAGGCCCGGTCCGAGGTGAACTTCAACATCTTCGACTGA